The following coding sequences are from one Nitrobacter sp. NHB1 window:
- a CDS encoding IS110 family transposase, whose product MTITTIGLDLAKSVFQAHGVDESGATILVKRLHRKQMLLFFSKLPPCLIGVEACGTAHYWARTLTTIGHEVRLIPPSYVKAYVKRGKSDALDAEAICEAVQRPTMRFVPVKTVKQQSVLMTHRARALLVRQRTMIANALRAHLAELGLVANPGIANLAKLAEQALSDENTLPAYARTSLGILVRHIMVLNDEIAVLDQQLMAWHAESETSRRLAGIPGLGVITATALAATVTDPDQFRSGRQFAAWLGLTPQQHSTGGKTRLGGISKQGDRYLRRLLVVGATAVIRHTKDKPTPMANWIRKLMEKKPFRLVSVALANKLARIAWVVLTRKEAYRPYELTA is encoded by the coding sequence ATGACGATTACGACGATTGGGCTGGATTTGGCGAAGAGCGTGTTTCAAGCGCACGGCGTTGATGAGAGCGGCGCGACGATTTTGGTGAAGCGTCTGCACCGCAAACAGATGCTGCTGTTCTTCTCGAAACTTCCGCCCTGTCTTATAGGAGTGGAGGCGTGCGGAACGGCGCATTACTGGGCGCGCACCCTCACCACCATAGGGCACGAGGTTCGGCTCATTCCACCGTCTTACGTGAAGGCCTACGTCAAGCGCGGCAAGAGCGATGCACTCGATGCCGAAGCGATCTGCGAAGCCGTACAGCGCCCGACGATGCGGTTTGTGCCGGTAAAAACGGTCAAGCAGCAGAGCGTTCTCATGACCCATCGCGCCAGAGCCTTGCTGGTGCGCCAACGCACCATGATCGCCAATGCCTTGCGCGCGCATCTGGCCGAACTCGGCCTTGTCGCAAATCCCGGCATCGCCAATCTGGCGAAGCTGGCTGAACAGGCACTGTCCGACGAAAACACTTTGCCAGCTTATGCTCGCACTTCTTTGGGGATTCTTGTCCGCCACATCATGGTGCTCAACGATGAGATCGCGGTGCTGGATCAGCAACTCATGGCCTGGCACGCCGAGAGCGAGACCAGTCGCCGACTCGCCGGGATCCCCGGCCTCGGCGTGATCACGGCCACGGCTCTTGCTGCCACCGTCACCGATCCCGATCAGTTTCGCTCGGGCAGACAGTTCGCCGCCTGGCTCGGTCTAACGCCGCAGCAGCATTCCACCGGCGGCAAGACCCGGCTCGGCGGTATCTCCAAGCAGGGAGACCGATACTTGCGCCGCTTGCTCGTCGTCGGCGCCACCGCCGTGATCCGCCACACAAAGGACAAGCCAACGCCCATGGCTAATTGGATCAGAAAGCTCATGGAGAAGAAGCCGTTCAGGCTCGTCTCCGTTGCGCTGGCCAATAAGCTCGCCCGGATCGCATGGGTCGTGCTGACGCGAAAGGAAGCCTATCGGCCCTATGAACTGACAGCCTGA
- a CDS encoding Spy/CpxP family protein refolding chaperone, translating to MSKRTIFAIGLASAIAIATSMISSPVSAQMGRGGNEYGPEMMYGQGHGPGMMGPGYGPGMMSGCPTMGSTPDGQVATFAEGRIAFLKAELGITDAQRSVWDAYAEAIKGNLQNMQGMWQTMKTVFEAKTPADRLDAQIAAMDSRLAALKEIKPALAKLYAALSAEQKKKADEVLTEVGCMM from the coding sequence ATGTCGAAACGAACAATTTTTGCTATCGGGCTTGCCAGCGCTATCGCGATTGCGACCTCAATGATCTCTTCTCCAGTTAGCGCTCAAATGGGCAGAGGCGGAAATGAGTACGGCCCCGAAATGATGTATGGGCAAGGCCATGGACCCGGCATGATGGGTCCTGGCTATGGTCCCGGAATGATGAGCGGCTGTCCAACGATGGGAAGCACCCCTGACGGGCAGGTGGCTACCTTCGCGGAGGGGCGTATCGCCTTCCTCAAAGCGGAGCTGGGCATTACTGACGCTCAAAGGAGCGTATGGGATGCTTACGCAGAGGCGATCAAGGGCAATCTGCAAAACATGCAGGGCATGTGGCAGACAATGAAGACCGTATTCGAAGCCAAGACGCCGGCCGATCGCCTTGATGCGCAAATTGCCGCAATGGACAGCCGGCTTGCCGCGCTTAAGGAGATTAAACCGGCGCTTGCGAAGCTCTACGCTGCACTGAGTGCGGAACAAAAGAAGAAGGCAGATGAGGTGCTTACCGAGGTGGGTTGCATGATGTGA
- a CDS encoding c-type cytochrome, which yields MLITAFPIACRADDRVQVAKGGLEAKLEYCETCHGLSAQGYRGYFPMPRLAGQNTQYIENQLRAFIERRRTNPIMANVAHVLSSSMVSALATHFRRLDPRPIGGAPRGSMATGKRIYEEGLPESNVPACSACHGSDGKGQNEIPRLAGQLYEYTVGQLSGWARVRGQGSAADTSAIMAPTARNMTRPQIEAVAAYVSYLQ from the coding sequence GTGCTGATCACAGCTTTCCCAATCGCTTGTCGGGCGGATGATCGAGTCCAGGTCGCGAAGGGGGGTCTCGAGGCCAAGCTGGAATATTGCGAGACATGTCATGGCCTGTCGGCTCAGGGATATCGCGGCTACTTTCCGATGCCGCGGCTGGCGGGACAGAATACCCAATATATCGAGAACCAATTGCGGGCCTTCATCGAGCGGCGGCGTACCAATCCGATCATGGCCAACGTCGCCCACGTACTGAGCTCATCAATGGTCTCGGCGCTGGCGACGCACTTCAGGAGACTGGATCCGAGACCGATTGGAGGCGCGCCGAGAGGGTCTATGGCTACAGGCAAGCGCATCTATGAAGAAGGGCTTCCTGAATCCAACGTGCCAGCATGCTCTGCATGCCACGGATCCGACGGCAAAGGGCAGAACGAAATTCCACGGCTGGCAGGTCAATTGTATGAGTACACCGTCGGCCAGCTCTCGGGTTGGGCAAGGGTGAGAGGCCAGGGATCGGCGGCCGACACTTCAGCGATTATGGCGCCGACGGCGCGCAATATGACGCGACCACAGATTGAGGCGGTGGCTGCATATGTCAGCTATCTGCAATGA
- a CDS encoding type IV secretory system conjugative DNA transfer family protein: protein MARVVAYRIGIAILVLLAFWLLWSMAYEVVVALRWAPSRFPSEGASRWALFRMQNADRSVDFFLIAWRHFYDRLLFPSTRLEALIRAGYAVAAVGALAIAGVLFAVINRRQMPFGAARFGTVMEAARQGLTAKQGIVLGTLGGATIRSDEPAHILVVGPSRSGKGTGFVLPNGYLWQGSAVFFDPKRENFDALANHRAAMGNKVFMFSPGSNDTHRYNPLDFVRRDARMATDCLVVASFVIPEKADDTWAGAGRLLLSALIGYVLSSPLIAGAQHMRTVARMTTTGKDISSVLRAIVKTECQHLPTWVVDSFNQYIALEPETRNSAVFNVNMATSLWNNGLISAATETSDFDIRELRRRPMTIFIGCTIAELSIFRPLIRILFQQIHDLMMVKIPGADEPHQVLLMLDEFYHVGRMDSLISKITISAGYGFRMAIVMQDIAQLDELYGKNIRITTVSGSQIKLFIQINDLETSDFVSEMLGETTQVYKTPIQRPGQGIFAPRVWAPHYTPRPLRSPLELREMSARLSILMVKNSRSFELTKIRHYADKPYRPFYEKAKAMPPVLPALRDWQDETLGGVISPALDQPNEAAEVVAAPAAIKTPTTRKAPVRLPPRKKAESTKPSKITPISAAPLTLIARPELQKPARKALSLGGAPPAPAGESCDVRHILASAQADQNEDFDAMIDIFRGPPEQKVQKAVDALNALHRSFGEEKK from the coding sequence ATGGCGCGCGTCGTCGCCTATAGGATCGGCATCGCGATCTTGGTGCTGCTCGCCTTCTGGCTGTTGTGGAGCATGGCCTACGAGGTTGTCGTGGCTCTTCGCTGGGCGCCGAGCCGGTTTCCCAGCGAAGGCGCATCCCGCTGGGCTCTGTTCCGGATGCAGAACGCCGATCGCTCCGTCGACTTCTTTCTGATCGCTTGGCGTCATTTTTACGACCGCCTGCTGTTTCCAAGCACGCGCCTCGAAGCGCTGATCCGCGCCGGCTATGCCGTGGCCGCGGTTGGCGCGCTCGCCATCGCCGGCGTGCTGTTCGCAGTCATCAACCGCCGGCAGATGCCCTTCGGCGCAGCGCGTTTCGGCACAGTGATGGAGGCAGCCAGGCAAGGCCTCACGGCGAAGCAGGGCATCGTCCTGGGGACATTGGGTGGGGCGACCATCCGCTCGGACGAACCGGCACACATTCTCGTCGTCGGCCCCTCACGGTCGGGCAAAGGCACTGGCTTCGTCCTTCCGAATGGCTACCTCTGGCAGGGCTCAGCCGTGTTCTTCGATCCCAAGCGCGAGAACTTCGACGCGCTGGCCAATCATCGTGCGGCCATGGGCAACAAGGTGTTCATGTTCTCGCCCGGCTCGAACGACACCCATCGCTACAATCCCCTCGACTTTGTCCGGCGGGATGCGCGGATGGCGACGGACTGCCTGGTGGTGGCCTCGTTCGTGATCCCGGAGAAAGCCGACGACACCTGGGCCGGCGCCGGGCGTCTGCTTTTGTCGGCGCTGATTGGCTACGTCCTGTCGTCGCCCTTGATTGCCGGCGCACAGCATATGCGCACCGTCGCGCGAATGACCACGACGGGCAAGGACATTTCATCGGTCTTGCGCGCCATCGTGAAAACCGAATGTCAGCATCTTCCGACCTGGGTCGTCGACAGCTTTAACCAGTATATCGCGCTCGAGCCGGAGACCCGCAACAGTGCGGTGTTCAACGTCAATATGGCGACGTCGCTGTGGAACAACGGGCTGATCTCGGCGGCGACTGAGACCTCCGACTTCGACATCCGCGAACTGCGCCGTCGGCCGATGACCATCTTCATCGGCTGCACCATCGCGGAGCTCTCGATCTTCCGGCCGCTGATCCGGATTCTGTTCCAGCAGATCCACGACCTGATGATGGTGAAGATTCCGGGCGCGGACGAACCACACCAGGTGCTGCTGATGCTCGACGAATTCTACCATGTCGGGCGGATGGATTCTCTGATCTCCAAGATCACGATCAGCGCCGGCTACGGCTTTCGCATGGCGATTGTCATGCAGGATATCGCGCAGCTCGATGAACTCTATGGCAAGAATATACGCATCACCACGGTATCCGGCTCGCAGATCAAACTCTTCATCCAGATCAACGACCTCGAAACCTCAGACTTCGTGTCCGAGATGCTCGGGGAGACCACGCAAGTCTACAAAACGCCGATCCAGCGGCCAGGGCAGGGGATCTTCGCACCGCGCGTCTGGGCGCCGCATTATACGCCCCGGCCGCTCCGCAGTCCGCTCGAGCTTCGGGAAATGTCAGCGCGGCTCTCGATCCTAATGGTGAAGAACTCACGATCGTTTGAATTGACGAAAATCCGGCACTACGCCGACAAACCTTACCGGCCGTTCTATGAAAAGGCCAAAGCCATGCCTCCCGTTCTGCCCGCGCTGCGTGACTGGCAGGACGAGACTTTGGGAGGCGTGATCAGTCCGGCACTGGATCAGCCAAACGAGGCCGCGGAAGTTGTCGCCGCTCCTGCGGCGATCAAAACACCGACAACGCGCAAGGCCCCGGTGAGGCTGCCACCCAGGAAGAAGGCCGAGAGCACGAAGCCGTCAAAGATCACTCCAATCTCAGCCGCGCCGTTAACACTAATCGCCCGACCGGAGCTGCAGAAGCCAGCGCGCAAGGCATTGTCGTTAGGTGGAGCGCCCCCAGCGCCCGCAGGAGAGAGTTGCGATGTGCGTCATATCCTAGCGTCGGCACAGGCCGATCAGAATGAAGATTTCGACGCAATGATAGACATTTTTCGCGGCCCGCCGGAGCAAAAGGTGCAGAAGGCGGTTGATGCTCTCAATGCCTTGCATCGGTCGTTCGGCGAAGAGAAAAAGTAA
- a CDS encoding c-type cytochrome, whose amino-acid sequence MLKGFVAGAVLTIAAAIVSGYILIQSGVIPANADATPGPLETWIAGTSLDALLSREAPKGPNPVATTDANLIDGINLFAKHCAMCHGTAKGSESASPVAKGLYPKPPQLASHGVEDDPEGFSFWKIKHGVRWTAMPSWKDALTDRQIWTLALFLKHMDKLPPAAQDAWQKVKS is encoded by the coding sequence ATGCTGAAAGGATTCGTCGCCGGGGCCGTGTTAACAATCGCCGCCGCAATTGTTAGTGGTTATATTCTTATCCAGAGTGGCGTCATACCGGCCAACGCCGACGCAACGCCCGGCCCACTCGAAACTTGGATAGCTGGTACGTCACTAGATGCGTTATTGAGTCGCGAAGCGCCGAAGGGTCCCAATCCTGTCGCGACAACCGATGCAAATTTGATTGATGGCATCAATTTGTTTGCGAAGCACTGCGCGATGTGCCACGGCACGGCAAAAGGTAGTGAATCGGCATCGCCCGTTGCGAAAGGTCTTTATCCAAAACCTCCTCAACTAGCATCGCATGGCGTTGAGGATGATCCCGAAGGTTTTTCGTTTTGGAAGATCAAACACGGTGTCCGCTGGACGGCCATGCCCTCGTGGAAGGATGCCCTCACCGACAGACAGATTTGGACACTTGCCCTTTTCCTAAAACACATGGATAAACTTCCACCGGCCGCACAAGACGCATGGCAAAAGGTCAAGAGTTAG
- a CDS encoding cytochrome C: MSDHRYSAIEWAVRWPFTALALLVISIVTLTISLASPANALPSFARQTGQPCGACHTDFPALTPFGRRFKLLGYTTGGGEFRTSPFSSNTGRDVRAEYNKLRDYVKALDNSAPTSEPDANSKEWVPPISMMAIVGYTHTHGPTVAPPTYPYQANDNVVLSPVSGFWGGAITDHVGAFAQVTYSGPDPLSALTGTPADQFKHTWSWDNTDVRYANTANLGPFDFIYGITANNNPTVQDLWNTTPAWSFPYAASTLAGTPNASTMLEGAFAARVGGVGAYTSINDLLYLEFTAYKTLGFNAQNSLGMNPFDGPGRFGGVAPYWRIALEPHWGRHSLMVGTFGMYLDVHPWLDPTFVTGTTGTFQQSDKFTDVGFDTQYQYQGDNYWLTLRGSYIREFQRLDASFANLAAANPTNLLNSLKLQASLAFGADNRIVLTGQYFNIWGTADANLYGIDANTGLVLTPNSDGWQAEIAYIPFGASKSFGWPWFNARIGLQYTYYNKFNGTTVAANDNNTVFLHAWFAM, translated from the coding sequence ATGTCGGACCACCGTTACAGTGCAATTGAATGGGCTGTCAGGTGGCCTTTTACCGCACTCGCTCTTTTGGTCATCTCGATCGTCACGTTGACGATTAGCCTCGCGTCACCCGCGAACGCACTGCCAAGCTTCGCGCGGCAGACCGGCCAGCCCTGCGGGGCATGTCATACGGATTTTCCCGCGCTTACTCCGTTCGGGCGAAGGTTCAAGCTACTCGGTTATACGACGGGAGGAGGCGAGTTCCGCACGTCGCCCTTCTCGTCAAACACTGGCCGCGACGTTCGCGCCGAGTACAACAAGCTCAGAGACTACGTGAAGGCGCTGGACAATTCTGCGCCTACGTCTGAGCCAGACGCCAACAGCAAGGAATGGGTCCCGCCGATCTCGATGATGGCGATCGTGGGCTACACGCATACCCACGGGCCAACGGTTGCACCGCCGACCTATCCCTATCAAGCAAATGACAACGTGGTGCTTTCGCCCGTCAGCGGTTTCTGGGGCGGAGCCATCACGGATCACGTCGGAGCGTTCGCCCAGGTCACTTACAGCGGGCCAGACCCCTTGTCCGCGCTGACCGGTACGCCGGCGGACCAGTTCAAGCATACATGGTCGTGGGACAATACCGACGTTCGCTACGCCAATACTGCGAACCTCGGTCCTTTCGACTTTATCTATGGCATCACCGCCAACAACAACCCGACAGTTCAGGACTTGTGGAATACGACGCCGGCATGGTCGTTCCCCTATGCAGCCTCGACGCTTGCAGGCACACCCAACGCCAGCACCATGCTCGAGGGGGCGTTCGCCGCTCGTGTCGGAGGCGTCGGGGCTTACACTTCAATTAACGACCTGCTTTACCTCGAATTCACCGCGTACAAGACGCTCGGCTTTAACGCCCAGAATTCGCTCGGCATGAATCCGTTCGACGGCCCTGGTCGCTTCGGAGGTGTGGCGCCCTATTGGCGGATCGCGCTGGAGCCGCACTGGGGCAGGCATTCGCTGATGGTCGGCACGTTTGGAATGTATCTGGACGTGCATCCGTGGCTCGATCCGACCTTCGTAACTGGGACCACCGGGACATTCCAGCAGTCGGACAAATTCACCGATGTTGGCTTCGATACGCAATACCAGTATCAAGGCGACAATTACTGGCTGACATTGCGCGGCAGTTATATTCGTGAATTCCAGCGGCTGGATGCGAGCTTCGCCAATCTGGCCGCCGCCAATCCGACTAATCTGCTCAACAGCCTGAAGCTGCAGGCCTCACTGGCCTTTGGCGCCGACAATCGGATCGTATTGACTGGCCAATACTTCAACATCTGGGGCACGGCGGACGCCAATCTCTACGGTATCGACGCCAACACGGGTCTTGTGCTCACACCGAACAGCGATGGGTGGCAGGCCGAGATCGCCTATATCCCGTTCGGCGCCAGCAAGTCATTTGGCTGGCCATGGTTCAACGCCCGTATCGGCCTACAATACACCTACTACAACAAGTTCAATGGCACGACCGTCGCCGCCAACGACAACAATACCGTGTTCCTCCACGCCTGGTTTGCGATGTAG
- a CDS encoding sensor histidine kinase, giving the protein MLIRPGPESVTAPAPESGATRQELPYRLRQQSLLGEFGRLALQTRDIGQILQQAAELCAQGLETSFAKVLEYTPDDNRLLVRAGVGWAPGIIGNVSLGIDMESPAGYAFHTAQIVISNHLQEETRFRTPKLLSDHSIRRAINVLIPRGGEGNLPYGVLEVDSPDPGQFDVADADFLAGFAGLLGLAIERQHADTKLQAALDHQAMLTREMSHRVKNSLASVVGLLRVQARNALSEDVQNALKDAASRITTIAQVHDHLWRSTRIGFVDISDFAGGLCTKLQETIFGNKVTCRFEHLMISADKAIPLGLLINELVTNAAKHAYPGGSGAIQVSGERRGVDLHVVVSDQGIGLPQDFDIDQPRASLGFKVIKSLLAQLEGRMSINLEWPEGAAIEFDVPIHQD; this is encoded by the coding sequence ATGCTTATTCGACCGGGGCCGGAGTCGGTAACAGCTCCCGCCCCTGAGAGTGGTGCTACAAGGCAAGAACTCCCATATCGCTTGCGGCAGCAATCCTTGCTGGGGGAGTTTGGCCGTTTGGCGCTGCAAACCCGGGACATCGGACAGATCCTGCAGCAGGCAGCCGAACTTTGCGCCCAGGGTCTCGAAACTTCTTTCGCCAAAGTCCTTGAATATACGCCTGACGATAATCGGTTGCTGGTGCGCGCCGGCGTCGGGTGGGCTCCGGGGATTATCGGCAACGTGTCTCTCGGAATCGATATGGAATCACCGGCCGGCTATGCGTTCCATACCGCGCAGATCGTGATCTCCAACCACCTTCAGGAGGAAACACGTTTTCGAACGCCGAAGCTGTTGTCTGATCACAGCATCAGGCGTGCGATCAACGTCCTGATCCCACGAGGCGGCGAAGGCAATCTGCCGTATGGCGTTCTCGAAGTCGACAGTCCCGATCCCGGCCAGTTCGATGTTGCGGACGCCGACTTCCTGGCCGGTTTTGCAGGCCTTCTCGGGTTAGCGATCGAACGGCAACATGCCGATACAAAACTGCAGGCAGCGCTTGATCATCAGGCTATGTTAACGCGCGAGATGAGTCACCGTGTCAAGAACAGTCTCGCATCGGTCGTGGGCCTACTCCGGGTCCAGGCCCGCAATGCGCTGTCGGAAGACGTCCAGAATGCGCTCAAGGACGCCGCCTCGCGCATTACGACGATTGCCCAGGTGCACGATCACCTATGGCGCAGTACCCGGATCGGGTTCGTCGATATTTCCGATTTTGCAGGCGGGCTTTGCACCAAGCTTCAAGAAACGATTTTTGGGAACAAGGTCACTTGCAGGTTTGAGCACCTTATGATCTCCGCCGACAAGGCCATTCCGCTGGGCCTGCTGATCAACGAGCTTGTGACGAATGCAGCAAAACATGCATATCCCGGCGGATCCGGAGCGATCCAGGTGTCGGGTGAACGCCGCGGCGTCGACCTGCACGTCGTGGTTTCGGATCAGGGAATTGGTCTCCCGCAGGATTTCGATATCGACCAGCCGCGCGCAAGTCTGGGCTTCAAGGTCATCAAGAGCCTGCTCGCCCAACTCGAAGGACGCATGAGCATTAACCTTGAATGGCCAGAAGGCGCGGCGATCGAATTTGACGTGCCGATCCACCAGGATTGA
- a CDS encoding c-type cytochrome has protein sequence MNLQSLTRTTAFVVAASISTMAHAQEKTGHVSAPELRAKTDYCKTCHGVEAQGFRGSFPMPRLAGQQPEYVENQLKAFIEHRRRNPVMFNVAHALSPAMLAALTDEFKNLKPKPLGGAPKAIVPEGKKIYDEGIPGANVPPCASCHGPEAKGVGQFPRLAGQLNDYVIKKLTNWDKERGQNKANPDASAIMQPIAHDLTDAQIRAVAAYVSELN, from the coding sequence ATGAATTTGCAATCGCTAACGCGAACAACAGCCTTTGTTGTCGCTGCTTCCATCTCGACGATGGCACATGCGCAAGAGAAGACCGGGCATGTGTCGGCCCCGGAGCTCAGGGCGAAGACGGACTATTGCAAGACTTGTCATGGCGTCGAGGCGCAAGGCTTCCGCGGATCCTTCCCGATGCCGCGATTGGCGGGGCAGCAGCCCGAATACGTGGAGAACCAGCTCAAGGCGTTCATCGAACACCGGCGTCGGAATCCGGTAATGTTCAACGTCGCCCATGCATTGAGCCCGGCGATGCTGGCGGCCCTGACGGACGAGTTCAAAAATCTCAAGCCAAAGCCGTTAGGCGGCGCGCCAAAAGCAATCGTGCCCGAGGGCAAGAAGATTTACGATGAGGGCATTCCAGGTGCCAACGTTCCCCCTTGTGCGTCCTGCCATGGACCTGAAGCAAAGGGCGTCGGACAGTTTCCGCGTCTCGCAGGTCAACTTAATGACTACGTGATAAAAAAGCTGACAAACTGGGACAAAGAGCGTGGTCAGAATAAGGCCAACCCAGATGCGTCGGCGATCATGCAGCCGATCGCCCATGACCTTACTGATGCGCAGATCAGAGCTGTCGCGGCCTACGTCAGTGAATTGAACTAA
- a CDS encoding c-type cytochrome has protein sequence MTGMKLKAALLVILASIAPAAAWDGTSIHNCTWCHGTSGQGYTVAPRLAGQRPAYVESQIRSFRDHSRDNPFSRQYMWGAVAALGPRAASDLAAYFATIHPKPANDGNPALTAKGKTIYMDGIPEANIASCYACHGPNAEGVRDIPRLGGLSYFYLKSRLVQWGQGYHSGMGTPMPVVARSLGPDEIEALASYISFVR, from the coding sequence ATGACGGGCATGAAACTGAAAGCAGCGCTGCTGGTGATTCTCGCCTCGATTGCTCCCGCCGCGGCCTGGGACGGCACTAGTATTCACAATTGTACTTGGTGCCACGGGACATCAGGGCAGGGCTATACGGTCGCGCCCCGCTTGGCCGGGCAGCGGCCGGCCTATGTCGAAAGCCAGATAAGAAGTTTCCGCGATCACTCGCGAGACAATCCTTTCTCCAGGCAGTACATGTGGGGTGCAGTGGCAGCACTTGGTCCTCGCGCGGCAAGCGACCTGGCAGCCTACTTCGCGACGATCCATCCGAAGCCTGCAAACGACGGCAATCCCGCTCTCACGGCGAAGGGAAAAACGATTTACATGGACGGAATTCCCGAGGCCAATATCGCCTCGTGCTATGCCTGTCACGGTCCTAACGCCGAAGGTGTGCGAGATATTCCTCGCCTCGGGGGGCTCTCCTATTTCTATCTCAAGTCCCGGCTCGTGCAGTGGGGCCAAGGTTATCATTCGGGCATGGGAACGCCGATGCCGGTCGTTGCCCGCTCCTTGGGCCCGGACGAAATTGAAGCGTTGGCTTCTTATATCAGCTTCGTCAGGTAG
- the virB11 gene encoding P-type DNA transfer ATPase VirB11 has translation MNALARSLTVFIDRALEPIRPWLADDQVVEICANGPGEVWVERFGQSAMERHDVPHLTEHALRHLAERVAGHSGQSINEDHPLLSAALPTGERFQGVMPPATTAGGAFAIRKQVIKEMRLDDYRKLGSFEKVTTAGEGALSETDRRLCEHLDAGRIEDFIRLAVANRYSILLSGGTSSGKTTFLNAILKEVPVDERIITIEDTREVNPIQKNYLPLVASKGDQGEARVTVETLLQASMRLRPDRIFLGEIRGAEAYSFLRAINTGHPGSITTVHADSPAGAFEQLALMVMQAGLGLRRDEIVGYIKSVLPIVIQQTKVGGWRGTSAVHFSRMAEWREQRTGGKGRHGARRRL, from the coding sequence GTGAACGCATTGGCGCGAAGCCTGACGGTCTTCATTGATCGGGCGCTTGAACCGATCCGGCCGTGGCTCGCGGATGATCAGGTCGTCGAGATCTGCGCCAATGGACCGGGTGAGGTCTGGGTCGAGCGGTTTGGCCAGTCGGCGATGGAACGCCATGACGTCCCACACCTGACGGAGCACGCGCTGCGCCACCTCGCCGAACGCGTTGCCGGTCATTCAGGCCAGAGCATCAATGAGGACCATCCGCTGCTGTCGGCCGCTTTGCCGACCGGCGAGCGCTTCCAGGGCGTAATGCCCCCGGCGACCACCGCCGGGGGCGCGTTCGCGATCCGCAAGCAGGTCATCAAGGAGATGCGGCTCGACGATTACCGCAAGCTTGGCTCTTTTGAAAAAGTGACGACGGCCGGAGAGGGCGCCCTCTCCGAAACCGACCGCCGGCTGTGCGAACATCTCGATGCTGGCCGGATCGAGGACTTCATCCGGTTGGCGGTCGCCAACCGCTATTCGATCCTTCTGTCGGGCGGGACGAGTTCCGGCAAGACGACGTTCTTGAACGCGATCCTGAAAGAGGTACCCGTCGACGAACGTATCATCACCATCGAGGATACGCGGGAGGTCAATCCGATTCAGAAAAACTACCTGCCGCTGGTCGCCTCCAAAGGGGACCAGGGCGAGGCGCGTGTCACGGTCGAAACCTTGCTGCAGGCCTCGATGAGGTTGCGGCCGGACCGCATCTTTCTCGGCGAGATCCGCGGCGCCGAGGCCTACTCGTTCCTGCGCGCCATCAACACCGGACACCCGGGCAGCATCACGACCGTGCACGCCGACAGTCCCGCCGGCGCGTTCGAACAGCTCGCCTTGATGGTGATGCAAGCCGGGCTTGGCCTGCGGCGCGACGAGATCGTCGGCTACATCAAGTCGGTCCTGCCGATCGTCATCCAGCAGACAAAGGTCGGCGGATGGCGCGGCACGTCGGCGGTGCATTTCTCGCGCATGGCGGAATGGCGGGAGCAGCGGACCGGAGGGAAAGGCCGTCATGGCGCGCGTCGTCGCCTATAG